The window CTTCAAGAATTTCCTGCTTTTCGTGATTTTGAAGTTCCATAGAGCCATCATATCCCACAGGGTTGATTGTGGAGAAGACAACTTTCATTTTAGATTCTCCTGGCTGCAGCGCAGAGATCACTGAAGTGCCAGCACCAGAAAAGTCATCATCCTCCAAATTATATTCAAAATCCCCATATATATCAAGTTCTGGAGGAGCATCTACTTCAAACACATTCTCGGGCCCGTGATCTTCAACTTCTTTTGATACGCAAATTTCCTCTTTGACTTCCTCCAATGGGCAAGTTGGACTATTTGGAGGTGAATCAGACAAAAGTCCTGCATTTCTTAGCGCTTCATTGACTGCTGGATCAGAAGAATGGACCTCGCTTAATTCTTCGGATGAGTTAGTTAGAACTTCTGAAGTTTTGCAGGGATTTGACTCTCCCACACCAACATTACTGGCATTGTCTGATCTACGCAGCAGCTCTTGTGAGCAGAGGTTTATATATACTAGTTTACTATTAGACCTATCAGCAACCTCCTTTTCAATATTAACAGCGTCTGCAATTGCCAGTTCTGTTTCTGCTGTTCTGCGCATAATTGACAGATTTGCTTTCCTTAAGAAGTGCTCAGTGAGACGGTGAAGTTGAGCCTGTGAGAAAACCAGAGGAAagttgataaattatatataaccAAGATAAGTGATTTGTGGTTATAGGAGAACAGAGCAAACCCCCTGAAGTGGAAGCTATGTCCTATTAAAGACAAACAACATGatataagaaaaaaaaatccCCTATCTTCCCTCTCTGTTATATTATAGAGAAGAAACGAGTACCATTCATCTCTAGGTTACATGGATCTGTACCCCAATAAAATCATACTAAACTAGGGATTTTGATAGACTTTTTTGCATCATTCCAATTTTATCGGTTGTCCCGAAGGGACGAGACTTTCAATTGATCCTACTATGACACGTGAAGGATTAACAAGCTGTTAGATGCCAATCAGCATATGGAATAGATGATGGTGGAATTTGTGATGATAATTTTGATATCCAGGGAGAACGGCTTCTAGACTATAGCTATCTCCTAGGAGTTCAGGGTTCTCAATTAAATTTGAGAATCAAAGATCAAACATGAAACAAAGAAAATAGAGACGTGCTTCACAACAGTGCTTTCAGTAGCAAATGCCTTGCTGCTTCAATAGAGAGTAAAGCAGAGGaaaaaaggcaaagaaaagaagtGTTGAGATATGTCACATACAATTCAAGAATAAATCGCAATACACACAAACAACAATTCTACTGGCAAAGGAATTGAAAAAATAAGTGAAATATTTATTGTTTTGTGTTGTCTTAACTCTTATTCAAGACAAAGCCACTGGGTGAAGAGACGTGCACCTCCGTGTCTTAGTGACTGGAACTGAAGCTGTCTATGCAAGGTGAATAACTCAATCTGCTTCAATCTAGCACTCTAATCCCAACATTCTAGCACTAACACTAAGACACCTAGTTGAGTTTGCTGACTTCGAAAATTTGAAAGTAAATGCTGTCAATAAATTGCGAGGTTAAGAAAAAAGTTGAGGTTATCTTGAATCTCGTCGGAGAAGTTGCTGCCCAAATAATAGCCGCAAAGAGGTGCACTGATGCTGAAACAGTCACCATTAGAGGAACGATGACATAAGAATAGTCATTGGAAAGAGCCAGGAAACAGCCGAAACTGTCGCCAGAAAGAAAAGGGGTGCCATCAGAAGAAGGTGCCATGCTAGCGGAACAGAAATAAGAAAGAGTGGTGTCCCTAGAACAGTCACCAAAAAAGATAAGATTGTGACTGAGCATACAATGTAAAGACGCTTGTAGATAAGGGGAGGCTACTAGAGCCTCTACCAAAATGATACCAAAAAAATAAGGAAGAGACTTGATAATGATGAATACAATCCACACCAATTTATACATGCTAGGCACATTTTTTCGTGGAACAATATCCAACTTTTACAACACTCTTACTCTAACATTTCTAACAGTAATACCAAACATTCTAACACTTTGAATATCACAGACTATAGAATAGCAAAATTATCACCCCAGGTAACAACAAGTAAACTTGGAAAAGGCTGGAAATTAGGACAGTGCTTACCATCCTAACAGACATGGGGATTTTATTAAGACGACTGGGTGCCAAAGCTGGCCGCATATCTTTCGGTAGCTGAGCCTGCTCAAAAGTTTACAAACAAGAAATGATTCCAGGTGCAGAACAATAGGCAGCAAACAAATGATACAAAAGGAAAAAAAGTTAACATACTAGCAAAGGATAATTATGTTTCAGCACTGCACTGTCCTCTTCATTTTCCAGGGCGTCACTCTTGCTTGTTGCTGCTGTTTTTCTAGCAAGAACCTCTAGGGCCCACTTCCTCTTATCACTCTTTGTATTATCACATTTTACAGCTGCTTCCTCCTTGGTACACAATTTAGAACTACTTGATGTTGATGCAGATGGCCTTTCAGCGCCTTTGATAGAAAGTACATTCCTGGTAGCATCAGCCTTAGTGATCAGGACACTTATCTTGGCCCCCTTAATTTCCATGGGAGAAGCCACCATCACAGACGCCACATTTACTGGTGGAACTACGTTGAATGGACTTGGAAAAGACATTGAAGCGTTCGATGTCAATCCATTTTGTTTGTTCTGATCAGCTGCGACAATAGTATGGGACGAAACAGGCTTGATATCCTCCTTTCTTGGAAAAACCGAATTATCTGCTAAATAAAGCCTTGATAAAATGGAAGACTTTCCCTCCCCTTCATTCACAAGCTTTGTCTCTAcagtttttgaatcatctctcAGGACGTCAAGAACTGACTTCAATGTCTGAATCTTCTCAGGCTTTGACATTTTTGAGCATCTGTGTTTCCAAAATTCTATTTCACAATCGCGAGTCCATGCTCGTCGTCGTCTTCCTCCAATACCATAAATTTTTTTGGTTAGGTTTTCACGTACTTTTCCCTTCTGCAGCAGTGACCTCTTTGCCTTCAGATCCACAGAAGACTTCTTAGTTTCAGTTGTAGATCCTGTCACAACAGCTCTAAAAGCAGTCAGAAGTTTCGGATCAAGCTGGTTTTCCCCTTTATCCCCAGAAGACTTGTTACGAACAGCTTCTCTAATTTCTTTCCTTAGATTTTCAACTAGCAATGATGAGTCCTCATCACCAGTTCTCCGCATGATCTTTTTAACCCTCAAGCGAGCTGCATTTTCTCTTTGTTTTGAGGACATTCCATCCTGGTTGCTAGGTGCAAGTTTCTTCAAAGTTTTACGACCTGTTCCTTGAACTATATCCATTATGTCAGTGCTAAGATTTTTATTTTCAGGTTTACTTTTCAGTTTGTCATCCTTCAAGATGGTTACTCGAGATTTATCAGAGTTGTCTGAAGCAGATCCTGGAGGTTGGTCCTTTGTATTAATTAGCTCACTGCTTCCCTCGACTTTAACTCTCTTCGAATAATAGGCAGACTCAGCCTTGGCTCTAATGCCTCCATCGTCAGCATTTCTGCAACAAATCAGAGTAACTATAAGTAATCCTAAAGAAATGCAAGGACAAACGCAAACCTAATAAAGAATGCTGCAGTTGTTGAACATTTGACTCTGCCAGGTTTCAGATAGAATGATTGCAGATAGTAGTTATTTAGGGCTTATCTTCTATAGCACTTGATGATTGTTATATCTCCACAAGACTAGTGCTTACCACGACAAGAACATTGACTGGTGATAGCTACTTACGAGTCAAGCTTCTTaggattatatttttatatttattttctaaGCCATCCCAGCAGGTGCTCCTTACGCACCCCATCTACTCCCCCTCTACAGTCAACTCCCAAGGAGAGACATATCAACTCCTTAAGAAGCCTGGAATAATACTgtaatacccccccccccccaaaaaccAGAGCCTTCTTTCTGGTACAAACATCACTTCAGTAAAGGGCTAAACATGTCATAGGATTATCCTTTAAGAGAACCCAATACACATGAATGCACAGGGAAACTGGAAAGAAACATTGAATCACTTTCAAAAAGCATTTTAGGTGAATAAATTTGGAATACCAGATTAGGCAATTAAGACCTTGTCAGTGCGCAAGAAAATTCAAAAAGAAGTCCAGGTTACGTGGCTTATGCTTCTGAAGAGTCTGAGCATTTATGCCTAATTAATAGGCTTGACATGCTGACATGCCTTGTCTAGCTCttaattaatgtggtgcttatgttttcctaagccgagggtctattggaaacagcttCACTACCTTcacaaaggtaggggtaaggtctgcgtatacactaccccgACCCCAcgatgtgggataatactgggtatgttgttgttgtagtaataGGCTTGACATGCCTTTATCACTTAGAAAGAGAACAAGTCCAACTAGTACGAAGCATAAGAAAATCAATATGCAACTAGAAGACTGCATGTAATGTCGGGAAATGTCTAGATGTTTAAAACATACCCAATCACAATAAATATGGGGACGCATTACAATTCGATGTCTATCTTTAGTTGCTATGTCTTGCATAGTTAAAAAAAAGGATAAAAAGTTGTTGAGTCACATGAAACATCTCAATTACTAATATGTATGTCAGGGTCAAGTCCAGGGGAGTCACGCAGATGACGCACAACTAGTGGCCACATGTTTTGCCAATTAGTCACTGGTAACATGAGCTCAAGCCACTTAAAGAACCCATGTAAAGAAAAGATCATCACAAAGATATAGTTACAACTTTGTCAGACTGGATGCTAGCATCAGGATTCAAACCttaagaaaatcagaaaaataatCCTATATAAATCAAATGAAGAGGTTTGATTGCATAATACCTGTTTTCCCTGCGCTTTCTTTTTGCACCGGAAGCCACAACTTTGTCTTCATTCTTGTCAGGCATCACTTTTTCACCTGACACATCAACAACAAACACTTCAGAGAAGAAAAATATGCAAGCACATATGTACATCTCAATAAAATTTATGATGAACTAAAGTTTTTCAGAAAGCAACAGTCCTCAAGAACAAAATATTTGGAAAAGGTGTTGCTACTGTCATACCAGGACGAGGGCATCCCGACGCATTCTTCTGTCGGGCAGTTTGAAGTACTTGATCTCCAGCTACTTTCGTATCTGTTGTCTCTACTGGAGATGCATAGAACATTAATAACTGAGCTGTTTTATCTGCCCCATCTTAAGATAGATCTCCCAATTAAAAGGAACAAAAGAAATTCCCAAAACATTGTAAGCATACCATTACATGCTGAAAATGAGTTCACTGACAATCCAAGATGAAGATCAAGATTTGGTTGAATCAGTTCGTCACTAAATAACTGTGTTGATGCATCAGGCTTCACATCCACAGGGGTGGCAGAAAGCTGTGCTGTATCTGGACATTCATTTTGTGACAAGGACAGTTCAATATTGGGAGTATCAGGAACAGAATCAGGGATCAAAATGCCAGTATTTATAGCCTCTTTAGGATCTAGGTTTGAAAGGTTTCTGTCTGGTACTTCACCCTGTTTGTTCCTCTCAACAATCGAGACGACAACAGCCGTCTCACCAGCATCAGCAACAGATACAGACACTTCCCCTGAAAAAGAAGCCTCAATCAAACAGTTATTGCTGGCATTTTCTGGACCAAACTTCTTGTTAGATACTGAACTTTCGGGTATCTTGTCGACACATCTGCATAGGGAGATAATGATAAGAATCATGTTTAAAACCACTGCAGGTGCTCAAGTTGAAAATATCAACCTCcaccatccaaagaaaaatctatATAGAAGGCATTAGAAGGAAATATTTTTATAGGTGGCAATTTAGGCTAActacaaattctatatttaaattCTAAGAAAGACAACAGATCCTAACTAATCCTGAATATTCTAGGCATGATTACAGCACCtaaattaataaataatcaaGTATTGTCTTTGCATAATCTTAATAATCCCCCTCAAGCTGGATCCTACATGTTATATGTCTAAACTTGCTACAATATATTCAATCTGCGGACCTGTAAGGTTTAATACAAGCATCTACAAGTTGGTAAATTGAATTGGCGAAACCGATGACAATACATCCAACTTTAGTTTTCTATCTAGTATAATGAAAATTCACCTTTATGTTCTTTCATATTGAGATGATCTGATTACATATCAGCTTCATCTGTTTAACTACATTACACATCAACTCTTGATGAAATTGTTTCAACTAGATAAATTCACAAGCTACAAGGGGCGTAGCTCGCTGTTCTACTTCCATAATTGATGCTTTTCACTCCCGAGAGAGTATATTTCCTTCAAAGTAAATTGTCCATCTGAAGGAGAACTTGCTCAATCTACATCATAGTACCCAGAAAGACCCATGTTTTCATATAACAAACATTATGCTAAAGCTCCTTTGATGTACTTGAGAATGCAGATTAATACATCCAATAACCACTATATTAAGCATGGAGAGACTAACTAACCACACCCATTGCAATGAGCCAATGAATTATTTGATAGTGTGTCCTTGAGATAATTTAGCTTATCACTAGTCTCTGGTACTTGCCACGGTCCTCCAGTGGCACCCCTGTCCAGCAACGACATGACAGTTGGATCCATAGCAACAACATGACAGTTGGATCCACAAGAGTATCCATTGTTAGCAATACAACATGCATGTTTCCTCGAAGATGTCCATAGTGAGTTTCTTTCCAAGATAGCAATGTCCGTCTTGAACAATGCTTTTCTTGTTGTTCATCACCTGTCTTGGACGATGCTACTTCAATGCCTAGAAAGTATTTTAATTTTGCAACTTGGTTTAAAAGTTTCTGAACAGTTGTAACATTATGATCATTGCCATCATGATAACTTCATCACATAGACTGTCGGGTATCGTGATGAAAGAACACTGAGTGATCAGCTTTACTTCGAGCCATCCAAACAGTTGGACCACGGAATTGAACA is drawn from Nicotiana tomentosiformis chromosome 12, ASM39032v3, whole genome shotgun sequence and contains these coding sequences:
- the LOC104087815 gene encoding uncharacterized protein At4g10930 isoform X3 → MPFVLDLTLRTLLKVHGYAQGEVSVSVADAGETAVVVSIVERNKQGEVPDRNLSNLDPKEAINTGILIPDSVPDTPNIELSLSQNECPDTAQLSATPVDVKPDASTQLFSDELIQPNLDLHLGLSVNSFSACNVETTDTKVAGDQVLQTARQKNASGCPRPGEKVMPDKNEDKVVASGAKRKRRENRNADDGGIRAKAESAYYSKRVKVEGSSELINTKDQPPGSASDNSDKSRVTILKDDKLKSKPENKNLSTDIMDIVQGTGRKTLKKLAPSNQDGMSSKQRENAARLRVKKIMRRTGDEDSSLLVENLRKEIREAVRNKSSGDKGENQLDPKLLTAFRAVVTGSTTETKKSSVDLKAKRSLLQKGKVRENLTKKIYGIGGRRRRAWTRDCEIEFWKHRCSKMSKPEKIQTLKSVLDVLRDDSKTVETKLVNEGEGKSSILSRLYLADNSVFPRKEDIKPVSSHTIVAADQNKQNGLTSNASMSFPSPFNVVPPVNVASVMVASPMEIKGAKISVLITKADATRNVLSIKGAERPSASTSSSSKLCTKEEAAVKCDNTKSDKRKWALEVLARKTAATSKSDALENEEDSAVLKHNYPLLAQLPKDMRPALAPSRLNKIPMSVRMAQLHRLTEHFLRKANLSIMRRTAETELAIADAVNIEKEVADRSNSKLVYINLCSQELLRRSDNASNVGVGESNPCKTSEVLTNSSEELSEVHSSDPAVNEALRNAGLLSDSPPNSPTCPLEEVKEEICVSKEVEDHGPENVFEVDAPPELDIYGDFEYNLEDDDFSGAGTSVISALQPGESKMKVVFSTINPVGYDGSMELQNHEKQEILEGPVDSSLLIGCETSCRVGSSTAAGKTENCLSHSSLIHSQNSSLIDEELSGVDCEELYGPDKEPLIEKYPEMASLKLNELAMNNEVRQSNGVDESKQASKSSEQGNDSSSTASKCPNSPSQLARNENLQVNKISKSRAEKESGSNNSVSTKVEAYVKEHIRPLCKSGVISVEQYRWAVGKTTEKVMKYHPKDKNANFLIKEGEKIKKLAEQYVEAAQHATKD
- the LOC104087815 gene encoding uncharacterized protein At4g10930 isoform X2, which gives rise to MEMELFTEAMLEEESCSFEENNDDYSSLDGERCGICMDVVIDRGVLDCCQHWFCFTCIDNWATITNLCPLCQSEFQLITCVPVFDTIGGSQTDEDLYIRDDDWSIEGKTNTLSFPSYYIDENAVVCLDGDGCKVRAGSVTNEGDLNLDTSIACDSCDIWYHAFCVGFDTEDTSESSWLCPRCVDKIPESSVSNKKFGPENASNNCLIEASFSGEVSVSVADAGETAVVVSIVERNKQGEVPDRNLSNLDPKEAINTGILIPDSVPDTPNIELSLSQNECPDTAQLSATPVDVKPDASTQLFSDELIQPNLDLHLGLSVNSFSACNETTDTKVAGDQVLQTARQKNASGCPRPGEKVMPDKNEDKVVASGAKRKRRENRNADDGGIRAKAESAYYSKRVKVEGSSELINTKDQPPGSASDNSDKSRVTILKDDKLKSKPENKNLSTDIMDIVQGTGRKTLKKLAPSNQDGMSSKQRENAARLRVKKIMRRTGDEDSSLLVENLRKEIREAVRNKSSGDKGENQLDPKLLTAFRAVVTGSTTETKKSSVDLKAKRSLLQKGKVRENLTKKIYGIGGRRRRAWTRDCEIEFWKHRCSKMSKPEKIQTLKSVLDVLRDDSKTVETKLVNEGEGKSSILSRLYLADNSVFPRKEDIKPVSSHTIVAADQNKQNGLTSNASMSFPSPFNVVPPVNVASVMVASPMEIKGAKISVLITKADATRNVLSIKGAERPSASTSSSSKLCTKEEAAVKCDNTKSDKRKWALEVLARKTAATSKSDALENEEDSAVLKHNYPLLAQLPKDMRPALAPSRLNKIPMSVRMAQLHRLTEHFLRKANLSIMRRTAETELAIADAVNIEKEVADRSNSKLVYINLCSQELLRRSDNASNVGVGESNPCKTSEVLTNSSEELSEVHSSDPAVNEALRNAGLLSDSPPNSPTCPLEEVKEEICVSKEVEDHGPENVFEVDAPPELDIYGDFEYNLEDDDFSGAGTSVISALQPGESKMKVVFSTINPVGYDGSMELQNHEKQEILEGPVDSSLLIGCETSCRVGSSTAAGKTENCLSHSSLIHSQNSSLIDEELSGVDCEELYGPDKEPLIEKYPEMASLKLNELAMNNEVRQSNGVDESKQASKSSEQGNDSSSTASKCPNSPSQLARNENLQVNKISKSRAEKESGSNNSVSTKVEAYVKEHIRPLCKSGVISVEQYRWAVGKTTEKVMKYHPKDKNANFLIKEGEKIKKLAEQYVEAAQHATKD
- the LOC104087815 gene encoding uncharacterized protein At4g10930 isoform X1; the encoded protein is MEMELFTEAMLEEESCSFEENNDDYSSLDGERCGICMDVVIDRGVLDCCQHWFCFTCIDNWATITNLCPLCQSEFQLITCVPVFDTIGGSQTDEDLYIRDDDWSIEGKTNTLSFPSYYIDENAVVCLDGDGCKVRAGSVTNEGDLNLDTSIACDSCDIWYHAFCVGFDTEDTSESSWLCPRCVDKIPESSVSNKKFGPENASNNCLIEASFSGEVSVSVADAGETAVVVSIVERNKQGEVPDRNLSNLDPKEAINTGILIPDSVPDTPNIELSLSQNECPDTAQLSATPVDVKPDASTQLFSDELIQPNLDLHLGLSVNSFSACNVETTDTKVAGDQVLQTARQKNASGCPRPGEKVMPDKNEDKVVASGAKRKRRENRNADDGGIRAKAESAYYSKRVKVEGSSELINTKDQPPGSASDNSDKSRVTILKDDKLKSKPENKNLSTDIMDIVQGTGRKTLKKLAPSNQDGMSSKQRENAARLRVKKIMRRTGDEDSSLLVENLRKEIREAVRNKSSGDKGENQLDPKLLTAFRAVVTGSTTETKKSSVDLKAKRSLLQKGKVRENLTKKIYGIGGRRRRAWTRDCEIEFWKHRCSKMSKPEKIQTLKSVLDVLRDDSKTVETKLVNEGEGKSSILSRLYLADNSVFPRKEDIKPVSSHTIVAADQNKQNGLTSNASMSFPSPFNVVPPVNVASVMVASPMEIKGAKISVLITKADATRNVLSIKGAERPSASTSSSSKLCTKEEAAVKCDNTKSDKRKWALEVLARKTAATSKSDALENEEDSAVLKHNYPLLAQLPKDMRPALAPSRLNKIPMSVRMAQLHRLTEHFLRKANLSIMRRTAETELAIADAVNIEKEVADRSNSKLVYINLCSQELLRRSDNASNVGVGESNPCKTSEVLTNSSEELSEVHSSDPAVNEALRNAGLLSDSPPNSPTCPLEEVKEEICVSKEVEDHGPENVFEVDAPPELDIYGDFEYNLEDDDFSGAGTSVISALQPGESKMKVVFSTINPVGYDGSMELQNHEKQEILEGPVDSSLLIGCETSCRVGSSTAAGKTENCLSHSSLIHSQNSSLIDEELSGVDCEELYGPDKEPLIEKYPEMASLKLNELAMNNEVRQSNGVDESKQASKSSEQGNDSSSTASKCPNSPSQLARNENLQVNKISKSRAEKESGSNNSVSTKVEAYVKEHIRPLCKSGVISVEQYRWAVGKTTEKVMKYHPKDKNANFLIKEGEKIKKLAEQYVEAAQHATKD